A genomic segment from Antedon mediterranea chromosome 6, ecAntMedi1.1, whole genome shotgun sequence encodes:
- the LOC140051233 gene encoding neuropeptide FF receptor 2-like isoform X2 codes for MPSVTPAYFTTGEQDNSSFDYQTSAMYSYVTAHDKEPLPIHTILLKSISIAILIFLTVFGNTVVITIIVKNKQLRGTTYYYLLNLAVADITIAIFTEWTLLVHELKRYWIFGEFMCKFSTVFQGISIHVSILTLTIIAIDRYLAIVFPLKSRVTSRNGGAGIFILAVWLTAICVNIPLLLNTGYQEWTYPDGHYRAYCFEEWSNPKLPAIYTTVLFVVIYIAPMSLMIFVYLTIATKLLVSRAPGERIESTVSSQERTKRKYEPDNRILFACLWLGYANSALNPFIYCGFNENFRQGFLQILTCNSKKYIRVNKEQYSKKTYPSHTDKTIIEQGI; via the exons ATGCCTTCAGTGACGCCAGCTTACTTCACGACAGGTGAACAGGACAACTCCAGTTTcgactatcaaactagtgcaATGTATAGTTACGTAACAGCCCACGACAAAGAACCGTTACCAATTCATACAATATTACTGAAATCAATATCCATAGCAATTCTTATTTTTCTGACAGTGTTTGGAAACACTGTGGTCATTACTATTATAGTCAAGAACAAGCAGCTTCGTGGCACTACTTACTACTATCTTTTGAACCTTGCTGTGGCCGATATCACCATCGCCATTTTCACTGAGTGGACGCTGTTGGTTCACGAACTAAAACGCTACTGGATCTTTGGAGAGTTCATGTGTAAATTTTCCACTGTGTTCCAAG GAATATCGATACACGTCAGCATTCTTACATTGACTATCATCGCAATCGACCGATACTTGGCGATCGTTTTCCCGCTTAAATCACGTGTGACGTCACGGAATGGTGGAGCAGGAATATTCATTCTGGCAGTGTGGTTGACAGCAATTTGTGTGAACATACCTCTACTGCTAAACACGGGTTATCAGGAATGGACATATCCTGATGGACATTACAGAGCATACTGTTTCGAGGAATGGTCTAATCCTAAATTACCCGCTATTTACACAACAGTCTTATTTGTGGTCATCTATATTGCCCCAATGAGTTTGATGATTTTCGTTTATCTGACGATTGCAACAAAACTACTGGTCTCACGTGCTCCGGGTGAGAGGATTGAGTCTACTGTATCGAGCCAAGAACGAACAAAACGAAAG TATGAGCCAGACAACAGAATATTGTTTGCCTGTCTGTGGCTGGGCTACGCAAACAGTGCACTCAACCCGTTCATTTACTGCGGATTCAATGAAAACTTTCGTCAAGGTTTTCTACAGATTCTAACATGCAACTCAAAAAAGTATATAAGGGTCAACAAAGAGCAATACAGCAAAAAGACGTACCCAAGTCACACAGACAAGACAATTATCGAGCAAGGTATCTGA
- the LOC140051233 gene encoding neuropeptide FF receptor 2-like isoform X1 — protein MPSVTPAYFTTGEQDNSSFDYQTSAMYSYVTAHDKEPLPIHTILLKSISIAILIFLTVFGNTVVITIIVKNKQLRGTTYYYLLNLAVADITIAIFTEWTLLVHELKRYWIFGEFMCKFSTVFQGISIHVSILTLTIIAIDRYLAIVFPLKSRVTSRNGGAGIFILAVWLTAICVNIPLLLNTGYQEWTYPDGHYRAYCFEEWSNPKLPAIYTTVLFVVIYIAPMSLMIFVYLTIATKLLVSRAPGERIESTVSSQERTKRKVLKMLVVVVCSFSFCWLPYNVVYMYMSWNIDYEPDNRILFACLWLGYANSALNPFIYCGFNENFRQGFLQILTCNSKKYIRVNKEQYSKKTYPSHTDKTIIEQGI, from the exons ATGCCTTCAGTGACGCCAGCTTACTTCACGACAGGTGAACAGGACAACTCCAGTTTcgactatcaaactagtgcaATGTATAGTTACGTAACAGCCCACGACAAAGAACCGTTACCAATTCATACAATATTACTGAAATCAATATCCATAGCAATTCTTATTTTTCTGACAGTGTTTGGAAACACTGTGGTCATTACTATTATAGTCAAGAACAAGCAGCTTCGTGGCACTACTTACTACTATCTTTTGAACCTTGCTGTGGCCGATATCACCATCGCCATTTTCACTGAGTGGACGCTGTTGGTTCACGAACTAAAACGCTACTGGATCTTTGGAGAGTTCATGTGTAAATTTTCCACTGTGTTCCAAG GAATATCGATACACGTCAGCATTCTTACATTGACTATCATCGCAATCGACCGATACTTGGCGATCGTTTTCCCGCTTAAATCACGTGTGACGTCACGGAATGGTGGAGCAGGAATATTCATTCTGGCAGTGTGGTTGACAGCAATTTGTGTGAACATACCTCTACTGCTAAACACGGGTTATCAGGAATGGACATATCCTGATGGACATTACAGAGCATACTGTTTCGAGGAATGGTCTAATCCTAAATTACCCGCTATTTACACAACAGTCTTATTTGTGGTCATCTATATTGCCCCAATGAGTTTGATGATTTTCGTTTATCTGACGATTGCAACAAAACTACTGGTCTCACGTGCTCCGGGTGAGAGGATTGAGTCTACTGTATCGAGCCAAGAACGAACAAAACGAAAG GTGCTGAAGATGTTGGTAGTTGTGGTATGTTCGTTTTCATTCTGTTGGCTGCCTTACAACGTCGTATACATGTATATGTCATGGAACATAGAC TATGAGCCAGACAACAGAATATTGTTTGCCTGTCTGTGGCTGGGCTACGCAAACAGTGCACTCAACCCGTTCATTTACTGCGGATTCAATGAAAACTTTCGTCAAGGTTTTCTACAGATTCTAACATGCAACTCAAAAAAGTATATAAGGGTCAACAAAGAGCAATACAGCAAAAAGACGTACCCAAGTCACACAGACAAGACAATTATCGAGCAAGGTATCTGA